The sequence below is a genomic window from Methanosarcinales archaeon Met12.
GTGGTGACCGATAACAAGACTCGGCAACTCATAAAGCGGGTAGAGATGGAGTCAGATGTATTGATTTTTGTGCCAGAGGAGATGGCATTTACCTCGGACACAAGTGTAGAAAGGTCAAGGCTCATCGCTCCTGCAGTGGATATCGCATACAACCTGGCCCTTGTGGGTGAGTTCGAAAAGGCGATGACGTTAAATGGCATCCTCTATTGTGCTGCCCTTGGTTTTGATCCAGAGATAATATTGCGTGGACTGGAAGCCGGGGCAAGCGGGGTAAGTCTTGCAGGGACAGGGACGGCATTCACGGCATTGGTGAAAAAGGACAGAGTCAATGCGGTAATTAGGGCATGGGGCGATTTTAACGGAAAAATCATAAAGACTAAAATCAATAATGAAGGTGCGAGAGTAGAAAAATGTCGTTGAAGAGCGTTCGGGAGAAAATCCAGAAAATTGACGACCAGATTATAAGACTCATAGCTCAGCGAACCGATCTGGCGGAAGATGTGCTGGTGGCAAAGAAAAAAGAGGGCACGGGCATCAACGATGAGGGACAGAGGGAGGTCGTGCTAAAAAGGATGGCGGAAGCGGCAACGGAATGTAACTTGGATGCTGGCGCAGTAAAACAGCTCTATGAAATACTCATAGGAATGAACATCGAACGGCAGCGCGAATTGAGCGGAAGGGGAAAGTTACAGCAAGCCAAAGACCCTCAACAAAATTCAAAAGAGTTTCAAAGATCTGTTAATTAAAATAAGCAAAGTAAAACGATATCAACCTCATTGACTTTCCGCAATCTGGCATCATTTGTCACAAATGCTTGCGCGTCATTTGCTAGGCAAACCGCGATTTGGATAACATCCGGAACCCGCAAGCCATATTTTGCACGCAAAGATGCCGCCTGTTCGGCTATTTCAAAGGTTATCGGCACTATTTCGAGATTTGGAAAGTTCTGCAAAACGTATTTGTAGTCTCTGACTGCATCTTCATTACCGTCTTTCATGGGCTTGGTTAAGATTTCTGCAACCGTTATAGTGCTCGTTACTGCCTTTATTTCTCCCTTCTCTATTTTGTCAAATATGTCATTCACAATTTCGCCATACTCTGGATGCGCTTCGAACTGATAGATGAACACCATCGTGTCCAGTCCAACTTTCTCATAATCGAGCTTTATTCCCAAGATTCTCGCTCCTTATCGATGTATTCCCCTACAATGACGTCTTTCCAGACTTCCTTGTGTAGCCCTTTCATCATATCAACAAGGCGAGTTGGTGCTTTTTTCATCACAATCTTTTCACCCTCGATGTCAACGATCATCTCCTCCCCCTCCTCGACGTCAAATCGTTCCCTGATATCTTTGGGAATTACCACTTGATATTTA
It includes:
- a CDS encoding chorismate mutase, whose protein sequence is MSLKSVREKIQKIDDQIIRLIAQRTDLAEDVLVAKKKEGTGINDEGQREVVLKRMAEAATECNLDAGAVKQLYEILIGMNIERQRELSGRGKLQQAKDPQQNSKEFQRSVN
- a CDS encoding type II toxin-antitoxin system VapC family toxin, which translates into the protein MGIKLDYEKVGLDTMVFIYQFEAHPEYGEIVNDIFDKIEKGEIKAVTSTITVAEILTKPMKDGNEDAVRDYKYVLQNFPNLEIVPITFEIAEQAASLRAKYGLRVPDVIQIAVCLANDAQAFVTNDARLRKVNEVDIVLLCLF
- a CDS encoding AbrB/MazE/SpoVT family DNA-binding domain-containing protein; the protein is MIIMAVKVKVSSKYQVVIPKDIRERFDVEEGEEMIVDIEGEKIVMKKAPTRLVDMMKGLHKEVWKDVIVGEYIDKERESWE